One Candidatus Hadarchaeales archaeon genomic window, AAGTTGAACATTAACGCAGAGCTGGTGAGCGAGCTGTGTTTTTCCGGATCCAAACTCACCAAATGCCTCCGTCACGGCCTGCGTCTCCACGCCACCTCCCAAAAGCTCGTCAAGCTTCTTGCTTCCAGTTGTTATCCATCCTATCTTTTCTCTCCTCCTGAGCATATCCTCCCCAGTCATAAAGTTGTCAAAGCCAAGCACCTCCCTCGCAGCGGATATTATCTTCCGAGCAGTCGCTTCTCCGATTTCCGCGACGGAGATCAGTTCATCGACGGAAACTGTTGCCAGAGAACGTACACTCGAAAAACCGGCTGTTCTGAGTTTTTCCGCTATTGCAGGCCCGATGCCGGGCAAATCTTCCAACTTGAGATTTTCCCTCATTTCTCTTCCACCTTAAACTCTTCCCTCATCATTTTTATCTTCTGGAGTAGCGCGTCCGCTTCCTTCGTCGGCTCAACTGGAATGATTTCCCTTGCTCGGATTTCCAGCATCCCTGAAAACACATCCTGCTTGAGAGTTCCCCGAACCACGATTTCTTTTCCTAACACCTTCTGCACCGCTTCATCCGGAGATTTCACAATTTCCTCCAAATTTGAGCCAACCAAACGCTCCACCAGCTCGCCGAAAGTGGCAACTCTTATCACACCGGAACCGTCGTCCAAAAGAAAACCTAGAACCGCTCTCGGCTTCGGTTCTACCACCCCACAGATTGGACAGAGGTTTCCTTCTTCGGAGGTAATCGTGCGAGAGCATCTCGGGCATACATTGAAATATGGTCGTCTCGTCAAAATCTGTGCGATTGTGCCTCTTACTTCCACCTTTTCCCCAGGTTGCTGGAGTTCAGATATTTTCTTTCTCTCTTCCACCGGTAGCGCCGCTTCAACAGAGATTCCTGGCGGGTTGATTTCCATCACAGTCGTTTCACTGGTCTGAATTTCCACACCGTTCTGGAAACCTGGCACGCTGTAAACGTCTATCAGCCTTATGACATCGTTGACTCTTATATCATTCACTCTCTCCGCCAACTCGCCCCAAAGAGAAACCCTGAGAGACCCAGAATCGTCGGCTATCCTGATTGAAGCCACCTTGCCAGTTGTTCCATCACTTCGCTGAAACTCTCTCACCGGCGAAACTTCTATAACTTTACCGACGACTTCTAAACATTCCATGTTCGGTTCCACTTCCGCGAGCTTCAATCTCACCGGTTTTATGTCTGCAACATCAACAGTGTTGATCTCTACCTTCGTTTCCTTTCCGACGTGGAGCTCTGGAAAGCCGCTTGGTCCAACCTTTGAATAAGCTTTTCTGACTAAAACCACGTCACCAACCTTGAGCGAATCTGATATCTTTACATTATCGTCCCAAAATGTCAATCTTATCGTTCCGGTCTCATCCGCTATAACAACACTCTGTATTTTTTTCAATGTGCCATCTTGCATTTTTACCTCGACCGGTCTCTGCTTCCTCTTTACTCTTCCAGCTATGTTCACGTAGGCCATTGGTCCGATCACGTCTTTTATTTTCAGTAAAGGTGGTGACACGCTCGCTAGCTTCTCACCTTCCGGCGGGTTTACTATAATTCTCGATCTCTCGTCGATACTCAGCTCTGGGGTTTTGAAAGCACCGGTTTTCACCAGAGCGTTCTCGATCCTTACCACATCCCCCGGATTGCGCTTCTCAACTTCGTCTACCATCAAACCCCAAGCAGAAACCCTCACAACGTTTTTTCCGTCCGTGATAAAGAAGGAAACTACCTTTCCCACACTTCCGTCTTCTCTCTCAAACATTCTCACATCTGTTTTAGAGATAATTTTCCCGACGACATCTACTTCCATTCCTTCTCTGAGCTCCGAAAGGCTTACAGGAGATTCTGGAACCCATGGAAGATTTTCAACATCGACATCGGGCGGGTCTAGCTCAAGCGATCCACCAAATCCGAGCGAGAGCTCTGGCTTTCCATCCATTCCCTGTCTGACGTAACCATTTCTCAACCTGAGTATCCTACCTCTTCTTATCTCACCATCGAGGAGAGCATTCGCCTTCTCTCCCCAAAGAACTAACCTTACCATTCCCGTTTCATCGGCCAAGAAAACGCTTCCGATTTGTCCGCGCCTTCCATCCGAATATTCAAATTCTTTAGGAGGCAACACTCTCATGATCCTTCCCACAACCTCAACTTTCGACATCCCTGGGAGAAGATCCGAAATCTTAAGCTGAACTGGAGCCGGGGTTGACAGCCTGAAGCTAAGACCGTATTCCCTTCCAACCAAAATCGCTGCTGCCTTCAAGTTTATTATTCCTATATTCTGCTTTGTCTTCCATATTCTATCCAAGACTTCTTCCCTAGTAAGCCCACTCCTTCTGACTATCTCATCAACTATCTCATCGAACTCCATCGGCTGTGGATCCATTATCCTCCCTCGATGAAAACTCCTCCCACGTAAGAAAAACCGATTTTGAAGAGGTGAAGGAATGTAATCATCCCTTCTTCAACTCCTCCAAGATTTCCTTTGCTCTATCTACCCTTATCTTCCTCTCCGCAACCATTCTCTCCGCAACGATATCCACGAGTTCCCCTTCTGCTCCAGCCATCATCGCTATGTTTCTCGCGTGGAGCTTCATGTGCCCTCTCTGTATACCTTCCGTCGCAAGAGCTCTCATAGCCGCAAGGTTATTCGCAAGTCCTACGGCCGCCATCACCTCTCCCAGTTCCCTCGCGCTTTTAACCCCAAGAATCTTTCTGCAGATTTTCGCCAAAGGATGAACTGCCGTTACTCCTCCGACTACGCCTACGGCGACGGGGAGCTCCACTTCTCCAAGCAAATCTCCATCGGAAGTTTTCGACCATCTCGAAAGAGGTCTATATCTCCCATCCATGGCAGCATAAGCGTGAGCTCCTGCCTCCAGCGCCCTAGTGTCGTTTGCCGTCGCCAGAGCAACCGCTATCACCCCATTCATTATTCCCTTGTTGTGTGTTACACATCTGAAGATATCTGAAACAGCGAAAGCGTACGCGTCAAGAATGGCCTCGACAACCTCCTCCCCACCGAGAGCCTCTTTAGCGAAGACCGCTTTGGCCCTTGCGAGTCTGTAGATGGCTAGATTTGAAACTATTCGAAGCCTCACCTTTCCACCTGTGATTTTTTCGAGAAGCGGAGCAACGGCCTCGCTCATCGTGTTTATAACATTTGCTCCCATCGCATCTCTCACGTCAACGAGAAGATGTACAACCACCATCGGACCTCTTTCTGTCTGTATTTCGCGGGCCTCAAGATCAACAGCTCCCCCTCCGAGTTTCACGAGAACGGGATCCTGCTCGTTGGCTTTCTTGAGAATCTCTTCCTTTGCCGCTCGGATGTCTGCGCAGGCCTTTTTCGGATCATTTACGTTTACAAGCTGAATCTGTCCGATCATGACGGGCTGGGTGCTTTCGGTGAAAAATCCCCCCCTCACTCTCGCCATTTTTGCAGCATTCGAAGCCGCGGCAACAACGGAGGGTTCCTCTATTGCCATCGGAACGAGATAATCTCTTCCATTTATTCTGAAGTTCGTGGCGATGCCTATCGGAAGAGGCATTATACCCACGACGTTCTCGATCATTCTGTTTGCTTGATCGAGTGGAAGAAGACCTTCCTTCAAAATTTCTACTTCTTCTTCTGTCAAATCGGCAAACTCTTTCACAATTTTCAGTCTTTCTTCCGGTGGCAGCTTGTAAAAACCAGGAAGTTCAGAAGTTTTCATCAAAGATAATTGCTTCAGTGCAGATTTATAAATTAACACACGGAAGTGCTGAATCGTTACATACATTATGGTGAAATTATCTGCGCTTCTCTCACACTTAAATCGGGCTCGATGATCAACATCTGGCCCAATTCTATTTTCTCCCATTTTTCTTTGGTTAACTTTTCTGAGCATACCAGCACGGCTTTCTCACCCTTTAATGATTTGCTCCGCAATAGTGCTTTAGTCTCATCCGATGTAAATTCAAACAAACCTGGCTCGGATGGGTCTCTTTTTAGGAAAAACAGCGAGTAATAATCCTCCGCATATTTTGAATATCTAAACGAGTAAAGGCGTTCTCCATCAGAGAGCAAAAAGTTCAATCCGCCGTAGCTTTTTTTCGCAACTTCCTCGATGGCTTTCTTTACTCCTTCTTCAAAATCTTCACTTTCTTCGATGCATTGCAAAATCCAGTAGAAATAAACCTCTGAATCGGTTTTCCCTTCTATTTCTCTTTTATATTCGGAATTTAAGAGCTGGAGCAAATATTCCCTATCACAAACCCCATTATGAGCAAACAGCCAGTTTTTATACGCAAAGGGATGCGAGTTTCTTTTCGATGGTGGAGCTCCCGATCCCTTTCTTACATGAGCAATAATGATATGCGACATGACTTCCCTGGATAGTTTGAGAGATTTCTCACTGCGCGCGCGTATTCCTTCTTTGAAAATTTTGGGATGACCGTTTTCATACCATCCAATTCCCCATCCGTCGGGATTACTCATTGAAAATTTCTCAACAAATTTTCCTAGCGAAAATTCGATATCCACGGGCTTGCTTGCTATTAATCCCAATAGTCTACACATTTTTCTTTCCATAAGCTGTTTCGGGCGGGAAATTTATAATTTCGCCTTGGCCTAGCGTGGGAATTCCACACCCGAGGTAATCGCGGTAATGTTATCCGAGATTATGTCGGAGACGCTATTGATCAACACAGAAATCGGCGAGAGATCGTGGATGTTATCTTCGGAGGTTGCAGATACTGAAACACATATTATTTATGTTAAGCTTTCAAAAAATGGATAAAACTCAAGAAATCTTCCTCAACAAAAGTCTGACCTTCACCCCGTTAACATCCCAGTCTCTCAAATAACCTTCTTCAGAAACTTCTCCAATCCTCGAGACCTTGAGATTTCTAATTCTAACTTCTCTCTTTATGTAGTCCTGCTGGGAAACTATCGAGGCAAACTCTCTCTCCTCATCAACACCCACCACCGCGTCCACTCTTTCCTCCATCCCGAGATTCATCTCCTTTCTCATCATCTGAAATCTTCTCACGATCTCTCTGGCGAAACCCTCAGCCTTAAGCTCTTCTGTTATCCGGATGTCCACCCCAACTCTGCCAACTTCGATTTTCTCAACAACAAGTCCCTCCGGGAATGGAATTTCTGGAGAAATCACCTCCAGTTCCTTACAGTTGACTTGTTTCTTTAGAATTTCCTCAAGCCCGGAGATATCAACTTCTGTCTGAACGACCACCTTCTTGACTGGCCACCTCAGCTTCAATCCATTCTCTTGCCTTATCTTCGCCACGGCATCGACAAACTTCCTTACGGTCTCCATCCCCTTCTCCAGCCTCTCGTCTATCAGTCGCTCGTCGACCGAAGGCCAAGAAAGCATGTGAACACTCGGAGGAGCTGAAGGAGAAACAGACCTAACGAGATCCGTATAGATAACTTCTACGATGTGTGGAACAAAGGGAGCGAGAAGCCTTACCAGAGTCTGAAGGGTATGATAAAGCACATAGTACATCGCTTCTTTTCCCGGATCTTCGCCTTCAATCCAAGCTCTTTCCCTCACGAGCCTGACATACCACCTGCTCAGGTCCTCGACGATGAAGTCGGAGATCCTTCTAGTGGCAACGTGGAGCTCGCACCTTTCCATTGCGGATGTTACATCCCTAACAAGAGCATTCAGCCTCGATAAGAGCCACTTGTCCTCAACCTGAAACTCAACCTTCCTCTTTCCCGGTTCAAACCTATCAAGAGACATGTAGGTCGTGGAAAAAACATGGACGTTCCAGAGGATGTTCAGCACTCTTTTCGCTTGCTCAACGCCCTTCCAGCTGAACTTGAGATCCTCCCAAGGCGGATTGACGGAAAGAACGTATAAACGCAGGGGGTCTGCCCCAAACTTCTCAAGCACTTCTTCTGGCTCTATAACGTTTCCCAGAGATTTCGACATCTTCCTACCGAACTCGTCAAGAACAAACCCGTGCATGAGAACTCTTCTGTAGGGAACATCGTCGAAAACCGCCACAGACAGAACCTGCTGGCTGTAGAACCACTTAGTCACCTGATCTTCTCCTTCAACTATGAAATCCCTTTTCCATCCATTCTCGCTTTCAGAAGCCCACGCAGCCACGCCCGAATCAAACCAAACGTCCAGAACATCCGGAATTCTCCTTGCTCTTCCCCCACACTCGCACTTCAGCTCAATCTTGTCAACAAAAGGCTTGTGAAGGTCTATTTCCGCGGAAATCTCGGAGGCCGCCCTCTTCTTCAGCTCTTCGATGCTACCGACGACTATCGTTCTTCCGCAGTTTCCGCAAATCCATATCGGAATTGGAATTCCCCAGTATCTCTGTCTGGAAATGCACCAGTCGCCTACGGATTCGACACCATTGACATACCTCATCTTCACCCAGGATGGAACCCATTCGACGCTCTCATTTTTCTCCAGAATTTCCTTTTTCAGATCTTTGACGAAGAGAAACCACTGCTCCGTCGCCCTGAATATAAGTGGAGTGTGACATCTCCAGCAGAGTGGGTAAGCGTGAACAATTCTGCCCTTTTTCATAAGAAGACCTTTTCTTTCCAAATCCCGCAGAATAACCTCATCCGCTTCCTTCACAAAAATTCCCGCATACTTTCCAGCTTCACTCGTGAATTTCCCGTCTGGGCCAACGGGACTGAAGATCGGAAGGCCGTATTCTTTTCCAATAACATAATCCTCCTCACCGTGACCAGGAGCGGTGTGAACGCATCCCGTTCCTTCCTCAAGCGTCACGTGGGGGCCGCATATAACACGATGGTGTTTCACAAACTCTTTCTGCCTCGGGACTTCCTCCAAAAGAGGATGCTCATACGGCAAACCCTCGAGCTCTTTTCCCCTCATCCTTTCCAAAATTTGATATTCTCCGAAACTCAATTCTGCTGCAACTCTATCTAGAAGCCCCTCCGCCAGAATGTAAACATTTTCACCAACCTTCACCTTCACGTAGTCAAAGTCGGGATGGACGCAAACCGCTAGGTCGGCCGGAAGCGTCCATGGTGTTGTGGTCCAGATGAGCAAATACTCATTCTTCCCTCCCTTCATTTTGAACCTGACGAAAATCGATGGATCTGAAACTTGCTCGTATTCTCCTCTCACCTCATGTTCAGCGAGCGCCGTTTCGCACCTCGGACACCAGTGAATAACTCTCACATCCTTTCCGATCAAGCCACGCTCATAAGCTTTCTTGAAAGTCCACCAAGCTTTCTCTATGTAGGCATTCTCAAGGGTCATGTATGGCTTATCCCAGTCCATCCAAACCCCGAGCCTCTTAAACTGCTCCGTCATTATTGAAACATGTTCAATTGCCCACTGCTTACATTTCTTAATGAACTCTTCAACCCCGATAACCGTCTCGATATCCTTCTTCGATTTTATCCCAAGGAGTTCCTCAACCTTTACTTCGATCGGAAGACCGTGACAGTCCCAGCCCGGCTGTCTTGTAACATCAAATCCTCTCATCGTCATAAACCTCAGAATCGCATCCTTGATGATTTTGTTCCACGCAGTTCCGAGGTGAATGGATCCACTCGCGTAAGGTGGTCCATCTAAGAAGTTCCAGACTTTCCCACCTTTTCTCGACTCCTTGATCTTGGCGTATATCCCGGCAGAACTCCACCACTCCTGTATTTCCTTTTCAAACCTTGCAAAGTCGTAGACCGCATGGGCTGGTTTCATGCTCACACCTTCCTAAACTCTTCTACCTAACAGTTTTAAGATTGAGCGTGATTGTTTTGAATAGGTGAAGTGATGGTCGGAGAGGAATTCGAAATCTGGGTTGAGAAGTACAGACCGAAGAAACTCGACGAAATAGTCGGACAGGATGAAGTTGTAGCCAGGTTGAAAACTTTCGTTGAAAAAAAGTCGATGCCCCATCTCCTTTTTGCCGGACCGGCCGGGACCGGAAAAACAACCGCTGCGCTCTGCATCGCCCGGGAGCTTTTTGGGGAAAACTGGAAACAGAACCTTCTTGAGCTAAACGCCAGCGATGAAAGAGGGATTGATACGATTAGAACAAAGGTGAAAGATTATGCGAGAACCCGCCCAATAGGTGACGTTCCCTTTAAGATCATCTTGCTAGACGAAAGCGATGCCCTCACACCAGATGCCCAGCATGCTCTAAGAAGAACAATGGAGATGTACACTCACACGTGTCGCTTCATCTTGGACTGCAACTACTCAAGCAGGATAATTGAACCAATCCAATCGAGATGCGCCGTTTTCAGGTTTAGAAGACTCACAGACGATGACATAAAGAAAATGCTCAAAAGAA contains:
- a CDS encoding replication factor C small subunit: MVGEEFEIWVEKYRPKKLDEIVGQDEVVARLKTFVEKKSMPHLLFAGPAGTGKTTAALCIARELFGENWKQNLLELNASDERGIDTIRTKVKDYARTRPIGDVPFKIILLDESDALTPDAQHALRRTMEMYTHTCRFILDCNYSSRIIEPIQSRCAVFRFRRLTDDDIKKMLKRIEKAEGLTIDPKAYDAIAYAAQGDMRKAINILQAAAALKKKVDEKSVYAVTSMADPKEVREILDLALAGKFSEAREKLHDLLIESGLAGEDVLEQIHRLVFDLDIPEERKVELVDKIGEFSFRIVQGANEVIQLEAFLAHLSLMGKS
- a CDS encoding hydroxymethylglutaryl-CoA reductase, degradative, which codes for MKTSELPGFYKLPPEERLKIVKEFADLTEEEVEILKEGLLPLDQANRMIENVVGIMPLPIGIATNFRINGRDYLVPMAIEEPSVVAAASNAAKMARVRGGFFTESTQPVMIGQIQLVNVNDPKKACADIRAAKEEILKKANEQDPVLVKLGGGAVDLEAREIQTERGPMVVVHLLVDVRDAMGANVINTMSEAVAPLLEKITGGKVRLRIVSNLAIYRLARAKAVFAKEALGGEEVVEAILDAYAFAVSDIFRCVTHNKGIMNGVIAVALATANDTRALEAGAHAYAAMDGRYRPLSRWSKTSDGDLLGEVELPVAVGVVGGVTAVHPLAKICRKILGVKSARELGEVMAAVGLANNLAAMRALATEGIQRGHMKLHARNIAMMAGAEGELVDIVAERMVAERKIRVDRAKEILEELKKG
- a CDS encoding class II glutamine amidotransferase; this translates as MCRLLGLIASKPVDIEFSLGKFVEKFSMSNPDGWGIGWYENGHPKIFKEGIRARSEKSLKLSREVMSHIIIAHVRKGSGAPPSKRNSHPFAYKNWLFAHNGVCDREYLLQLLNSEYKREIEGKTDSEVYFYWILQCIEESEDFEEGVKKAIEEVAKKSYGGLNFLLSDGERLYSFRYSKYAEDYYSLFFLKRDPSEPGLFEFTSDETKALLRSKSLKGEKAVLVCSEKLTKEKWEKIELGQMLIIEPDLSVREAQIISP
- a CDS encoding OB-fold nucleic acid binding domain-containing protein encodes the protein MDPQPMEFDEIVDEIVRRSGLTREEVLDRIWKTKQNIGIINLKAAAILVGREYGLSFRLSTPAPVQLKISDLLPGMSKVEVVGRIMRVLPPKEFEYSDGRRGQIGSVFLADETGMVRLVLWGEKANALLDGEIRRGRILRLRNGYVRQGMDGKPELSLGFGGSLELDPPDVDVENLPWVPESPVSLSELREGMEVDVVGKIISKTDVRMFEREDGSVGKVVSFFITDGKNVVRVSAWGLMVDEVEKRNPGDVVRIENALVKTGAFKTPELSIDERSRIIVNPPEGEKLASVSPPLLKIKDVIGPMAYVNIAGRVKRKQRPVEVKMQDGTLKKIQSVVIADETGTIRLTFWDDNVKISDSLKVGDVVLVRKAYSKVGPSGFPELHVGKETKVEINTVDVADIKPVRLKLAEVEPNMECLEVVGKVIEVSPVREFQRSDGTTGKVASIRIADDSGSLRVSLWGELAERVNDIRVNDVIRLIDVYSVPGFQNGVEIQTSETTVMEINPPGISVEAALPVEERKKISELQQPGEKVEVRGTIAQILTRRPYFNVCPRCSRTITSEEGNLCPICGVVEPKPRAVLGFLLDDGSGVIRVATFGELVERLVGSNLEEIVKSPDEAVQKVLGKEIVVRGTLKQDVFSGMLEIRAREIIPVEPTKEADALLQKIKMMREEFKVEEK
- the ileS gene encoding isoleucine--tRNA ligase, producing the protein MKPAHAVYDFARFEKEIQEWWSSAGIYAKIKESRKGGKVWNFLDGPPYASGSIHLGTAWNKIIKDAILRFMTMRGFDVTRQPGWDCHGLPIEVKVEELLGIKSKKDIETVIGVEEFIKKCKQWAIEHVSIMTEQFKRLGVWMDWDKPYMTLENAYIEKAWWTFKKAYERGLIGKDVRVIHWCPRCETALAEHEVRGEYEQVSDPSIFVRFKMKGGKNEYLLIWTTTPWTLPADLAVCVHPDFDYVKVKVGENVYILAEGLLDRVAAELSFGEYQILERMRGKELEGLPYEHPLLEEVPRQKEFVKHHRVICGPHVTLEEGTGCVHTAPGHGEEDYVIGKEYGLPIFSPVGPDGKFTSEAGKYAGIFVKEADEVILRDLERKGLLMKKGRIVHAYPLCWRCHTPLIFRATEQWFLFVKDLKKEILEKNESVEWVPSWVKMRYVNGVESVGDWCISRQRYWGIPIPIWICGNCGRTIVVGSIEELKKRAASEISAEIDLHKPFVDKIELKCECGGRARRIPDVLDVWFDSGVAAWASESENGWKRDFIVEGEDQVTKWFYSQQVLSVAVFDDVPYRRVLMHGFVLDEFGRKMSKSLGNVIEPEEVLEKFGADPLRLYVLSVNPPWEDLKFSWKGVEQAKRVLNILWNVHVFSTTYMSLDRFEPGKRKVEFQVEDKWLLSRLNALVRDVTSAMERCELHVATRRISDFIVEDLSRWYVRLVRERAWIEGEDPGKEAMYYVLYHTLQTLVRLLAPFVPHIVEVIYTDLVRSVSPSAPPSVHMLSWPSVDERLIDERLEKGMETVRKFVDAVAKIRQENGLKLRWPVKKVVVQTEVDISGLEEILKKQVNCKELEVISPEIPFPEGLVVEKIEVGRVGVDIRITEELKAEGFAREIVRRFQMMRKEMNLGMEERVDAVVGVDEEREFASIVSQQDYIKREVRIRNLKVSRIGEVSEEGYLRDWDVNGVKVRLLLRKIS